The stretch of DNA CTTTTCCAACGATTTGTTTGAAGTCGTTTGTTATGTGTTTCAGGTCTGCGTATGTGAACCGTCTGATATCAATATGTAGGGGCGTTTCCTCTTCATACATAGCATAATCCTCATTGTCTCCTGACTTCCCTGCAGAATCATAAAGTAGTGTGTTACATGAAAGTTTTGGGTGAAGCTGCTGTTTAATGTCTACCACCTATTCCATTGATGAAAGAGAGTTTAAGAGAGGAAAATTTTATTTTACCTTTCCAGCACAATTTCCAGAGTATGCACATCACTACTAGGAGGGATACCAGTACTACAGGAACTATCACTGCGACGAGCATGGTAGATTTGGTATTCTTCTTATTTGAACAGTACGTATCTTTGACTTTTGAGCATACGGGATTGCCTTCTAACCTAGTGGCACCATTACACAACATATAGGAAAAAAATGAATTAATACAATGTTAGCTACAACAGCTCTACAAAATTATGATTAGAAGATGCCTCCATGTTCTAACACGACTAACATGCTAAACATGTATGCACTCTGAACGAATAAACTTCATGGTTTCTCATATATGCACTCTAACAGAAGAAACTTGATGGTTCGTAAATTATGTGCAGTTACTAAGGTCCTTATCTATTTCTCATCTTGAATGCCCATAGACAATAAAGCTTTTATAGTTACTAGATGCTAGTACATGTAACTGAGGGCATGCTTGAATCAATGTAATGCTCTGCAAAAGTGTTGCTACACACACTTCTTGTGGCACCTGAATTGGCCATCACAACTTCGTCAAATTTGATAACTGTTCACATGTACGACAAGTGGTGCTGCTGcggcattttttttcttttggaaAAGGAGGATTACgcccggcctctgcatcaagCGATGCACACAGCCATGGTGCTGCTGCAGCATGACATTAGAAAAGTGTGGCACGACACAAAATATAACACCAACTAAACTGTGGCCATAGAAAGTCAAACTTGTGTAAATCTTGTTTGATGAAGTGTGGCGTATTTACATTGTATTTGCAAAGACTGTTGCTAAACCTTGATTTTTCTATGAAGCTCAACCCTGTTTCTTTTGAGTGTAGTTGTTTAATTTGATCTATTTTTTCTGTAGTCAAAAATTGCGAAACATTCAGTTAAAAGAAAAGGAACTGTGCAACAGAGCTTACAAACCTTAAGTCAAGTAGACCAGCCTGAGATCTTTGAAGAATAGAATTAGGTATTGGTCCATCGAGCTGGTTATATGACAAATCGCTGTAAAATAAAGTTAAAATTATTCTCTAAATTTTATATCATCAACCAAATATTATATTAAGCAGAGAGACTTACAGAACTTTGAGTGACTTTATTTGGTAGTCTGGAATAGCTCCTGTCAAATTGTTGTGTGATAAATCCCTACATATGTTTTGTGCTTAGGGTCATAAAAAATGTCACAAATAATCCCATTTAGCCCATTAATATTTAGTGGTAGGCACTACTTACAAGTTCTCCAGTGATGCCATGTTCATGAATGATATGACTAATCCACCTTTCAGTCCACTATTAGACAGATCTCTGCAAAACAACTCATTTTAGTACAAGATAATAGCTAGTAAGGCACGTGACGAGTGTTTCTTATACCATATACAAATACAATATACTTCAAAGGTTAAAAATATGAATTGTGATGTTTAGATTCCAAAATGTATATGGTACAAGTCCTGGTTATGTTCTTACACTGCAACAATCCTCGGATTCTGGTTTCTCTTAGAGTAGTCGCAAGTCAAACCTTCCCAGGAATAGTCTCTGGGGGAGCATGGATCTCCATTCCAGTTTATTCGTGCCAAATTGTAGTGTTTCTTGACTTCTTTCATGTAATTGACTACAAGGCCCAGAAAACAATGGAATTAAATATGAACAGAATAAAGAATGCTGTATATGTTGGGTATGGGCCCTCATATGTATTAAAAAAAATGTAAACATTAACTTAACTAGTTGCAAAGTTATTTCATATGCAAGTTTTATCTATTTAATAGAAGTGAATAAATTGTATtgatctactccctccgtcccataatgtaagacgtttttggactctagtgtagtgtcaaaaaacgtcttacattatgggatgAAGTGAGTATTTATCTACTATAGTCTTGGCCATGGCTCATTGGCAATTGAACTTTAGAAGGTTTCTTGCTAAGGAGTTACTACTGAATCAGCTGGTTGATACACTTGTTTCTATTACTTTAATGTGGATATTGATAATGTAAAATGGAGTTGAGGACCTTCGGGAGTCTACACAGTGAGATCTTCGTAATTAAGAATTGTTTAAATGCAGGAAGCTGGAGGTGCTGTTCCACCAACTGAATAAACTGCATGATGATCATGTGAATCTGCTACGTATACATGACAAAAGTGTAATGCACATGCAGTATATACATTAATCTTACCATCGTCAGCGTCAGTGGTGAGGTTATCCATCCGCACTAGCGAGTACACCTCAAATGCATTGATGAGCGGCGGGAGCCTTGAGCTGCGCGTCTTGTTCAGGAGGAAGATCGCAGCAGGGTTGTGCAAGAACCGCCCGTTTTCATGCATGCTGTCTGCCTGGAATCGTGACGGTGAGAAGTCTGGAAACAGCAAGTCGTTGTCGCTGTAGATGTTGAACCTCCTGTTCTGGTTGCTGATGTTGATCTCGGCAAAGTGGAAGATCGGGAGAAGCTGCAGGTTCTTGGCGTCCAGGTTGGGACCCACTGTCACGTTGATCTCGAGGAAGGAGTAGTTTGTGTCTAGGGTCGAGGCCTGCTTTAGGATGCCCTCTGGTACCTGGAAGGTGTTGTCGCCGGGTAGCCTCCTCACTTGAGTGCTAGTGTTTAGGCTGATCCAGGGGTAGGTGGTGTAGGACCAGGCCTCCCAGAACCGGTCGTAAGGGTCCAATGGATATCTGCATCATACACAAAGACATTAGTTTTTGTTAGAAGCAATTGCAAGGATTCAGGAAACAGATTAAGTAGCAAATACTTCATTCCTAGCTAGCCAACTCACTTCTAAACTATTGTCAGGCATAATTACGATCAAATGCAAGATTTTGGATGTCAGTCTTGTCTCACCTTGTGATGAAGTCAGTGGTTTGACCAAATCTGATTCGTCTAAAGTAGCTGATTGACACCGAAGTATTCACAAAAGGGTACATTGAATCTTGCAGGGGCCTCAGCTCCAACGCAGACACGAACGGAGTCCCTGTACCGAAGTTTATGAGACAGACTGACACGGAGTCGCCCGGAGCAACGGTGAGCacctccttccatattgtgcttGATGGATCCCAATTTGTCAAGTTTACCGCCTCCCAGAAATTGGCACCGATATGGAGCCCAAATAAAAATGGCGACCCGTCCATGGTCCGGTTCAACCCGTCATAGTCGCCGTAAGTAAACAAGGCCCTCACCAGCTTTTTACCAGGGGTGGATGGCAGCGTGTAGCAATTCCTTGAGCCGTTGGGGAAGCTCCTCAAGGTTTTTTGGCTCTCATATGGGGCACCAGCCATGTACACTGCTGCTATTTGGTGGGTCAAACCGCCCTCGACGAATCCAACGTCGGACTGGTGCTGTATTCCTCGTATGCTGCTGTCGGTGTAGGGAGTATTGTTTCTGTATCCACAGTCGAGGCTTATGAACCCTGCATAACGGAGAGTATGTATCGGTTTCATGTGTTTCAGGTTTAAGATATGCTCAGAGATCACAACTCTAGATATCCAATAGCTAATAGTATGCGAGTGTTAAGATCAAAGTAAACTGAGATTTCTTAAGTTGAACTGACTGAAGTAAACTGAGCTGTGCATGCAGATGGAGCAGAGGTCAAAGAGGTGCAGGGATCTATCTAGAGGGAAAAGCAGGACGACGCGGATTTCATTACCAGTGGTAGAAGAAGGCTGGCCATGGACTCGAATTGTCGTCGTGGCCAGGACGAGCAGCGGTGCCAAGATCCACGTCAGTTTTGTACTCGCCGAGCTGATGATCGCCATGGCACTCTTGGGTTTTTGCAAGGCCTTGCAGGCGAGAGGCATCCCTATGTGCCACAGAGCAACCCTGTGCACTTATATGGCAGAGGAAACCAGCTAACGCGGCCGGTTTAGTTGTATTTTTAGTGACCCGAGCTCAATCGGCGCGGTGTGATAAAGAAAGCGAAAGCTTTGTCCATCAGTAGGTGAACTGCTACTTGCATTAGTCTAAAGGTAAGACTTGCCATGGAGTTCAGTTTGATAATCTTTGCTAGAATCAGCTGCCCGTCAGCGTGATAACGAGGCCCTACCTGCAGCTCGCTCCTTGAGCGCACGCTGATCTTTCTTTTGAACCAGTCCGCTGGCTGTGCTGGAGTAAAGAACTGGAACAAGCTACAGTTATTAGAAGACCAAAACCCAGTGCGACCAAGCTGAGGCGCATTCCCAGACTGAGCTGATATAAAGTATGAATGCTTTTCTTGACATTATTATGCGAGTTTTTAACCCAAAGCGAAGATGGACATGGACGTATGCGCGGCGGGGCAGTGTGAACGAGGACGACGCAGCACCCTCCAGGCCTCCACCCCTTCTTTTCTCCACAGGCAAGACCTGGATTTGTTTTGTCAGCGTAATCACGACGACGACCGTGTTGACTGCACGGGGGTAGGAAGAAGAACACACCCACCCAGACTGCACTACATTCTACGTACATACCGGCCGGTTGTTGGACAAAACAAAGTTTATCTATAGGTACATCGGCTGTCCTTCTTAATAGTGTCCCAGGGCCAGACGTTGAATGTAGAAGAGGGGTATGGCAGGGtgacccctctctctctctccgttgTTGTTTGTTGTGGCTACTGGTTTTCTTCAGACCATCTTAAGTGATGCAATGCAAAAGGAAGCTCATACAACCACCTGTGATATGTTATTCTTGCCATGATTTCCCAGTCCTCCGGTGTGTATCCAGTAGGCATGCAGATGACACTCTTACTGAGAAACAGGCTACGGTAATATAGAAGACAAAATGAAAGATGCAGTTCCAAGACCAAACCCAGCATGGCCAAACTGAGCTGATATAAGAAAGAAGTAATCGATAATCCACTTTTGAGCCCGGGCTCATCTGCACGCATGCcgaggaaaaaaaatcaaaacaaatactacaaaaattataatttttttcttttgcatggTAGATAATTTGATACGTGAGGTTCGCTTCAGTTTTCAAATCATTTGGACATCTGAGCAGCTCTCGgcaaaaaaagacaaattcgGGATCTGTAAAAAAAGCTTACCGTTCATGCATTGTTTTGAcccgatttgtcttttttgctgagagATATTGAGATATCCAAATGGTCTGAAAATTGGGGCGGACGCGACAAATTTTCTACCATgcaattttttttggaattttttgatttttttatttgTTGTGATTTTTTTTACTGGGTGCGGATGAGCCTGGGCACCGAGACACTGCACTCGGAAGGAATGCTTTTCTTGACAATACTATGCGATGCTTTTTTTAACCCAAAGTGGGATGGACTTTTGCGCGAGCCCGTGTGAGGGAGACGAGGACGACGCGGCACCCTCTGCCCTTTCCTTTCTCCAGAGAAGGGACCTGGCCGGGTTTGTATTGTCACCATAATGACGACCGTGTTGAACGCGCGTGGCTAGGAAAGAAGAAGATCCCGTTGAATACGTATACATGCATACATACCGGACAGTTGTTCGATGGTTTGCATCCTCAGTGGCGGAGCTAGCACAGGATCATTTTGAGGGCTGGTCGGAGTAAAGGCCAGATGGTGGTTGTGCGGAGGCCCCCTCCCCGGGCGGTTGACCAAAATTTGGCTTTATGAAGTGGTAAAAGTCCCTATTTTTCTCAATCTATGTCATCCCAAAAAAAATTCTTCACAAAAGTTACCAGGCTTGGGGGGACCACAACCCCCCTAGCCATACACATAGCTCCGCCAGTGATCCTGTGCATCCAGCATGAGCATCAAACAAAGCAGAACGCGTCATGAGCTAGCACAGGATCAtttgggggggagggagggggggtTGACAAAATATGTCTTTATGAAGGGGTAAAAGTCCCTATTTTTCTCAATCTATGTCATCCCAAAAAAATTCTTCACAAAAGTTACCAGGCTTGGGGGGACCACAACCCCCCTAGCCATACACATAGCTCCGCCAGTGATCCTGTGCATCCAGCATGAGCATCAAACAAAGCAGAACGCGTCATGAGCTAGCACAGGATCAtttgggggggagggaggggggtTGACAAAATATGTCTTTATGAAGGGGTAAAAGTCCCTATTTTTCTCAATCTATGTCATCCCAAAAAAATTCTTCACAAAAGCTACCAGGTTTGGGGGGGCCACAGCCCCCCTAGCCATACACATAGCTCCGCCAGTGATCCTGTGCATTCAGCATGAGCATCAAACAAAGCAGAACGCGTCCTGGTTTAAGCTCTCTGAATACATGGGAGGATTGGCCGAATGATTATTTTTTTCATTTGAAAATACCCACATGCGTCACCGTCGCGATGATGCATGCGTGCACGATACTCCtttcgtttctaaatataagtctttttttaTAAAAATTCTAATATGAACTATTCCATCCATTCTTAAATGTAAGTTTTTTTAGATATTCCATTacaaactatatatatatatatatatatatatatatatagacatattttagattgtagattcactcattttactttgtatgtagtccatagtggaatctttaaaatacttatatttagagACAGAGGAAGtacatatgaagcaaaatgaCTGAATGTACACTCTAAAATACATCTATATTCATCTATATGTAGTCCATATTcaaatctctaaaaatacttatatttaggaaaggagggagtagagcGCATCTGGCTGGCAGGTTGTTGTATGATAATGACCGCTTCTCCTTGCCTCGAGTGGCTTCCGGTGCCCCGGGGAACCTCGTAAGGGCTTGATCTTTGCCTTATACTTCCTCCGTTCTTAAATATTTGTTATTTTAAAGATTTCAAATAAACTATTACATATGAATGTATGTAAACATATTTTAaatgtagattcattcattttgcatTGTATGTcgtagtcatttgttgaaatctcAAAAAAAGGATAAATATtgagaaacggagggagtatttcgTTTGGGTGGTCTTGGACAACATTGTTCGTGGAGTGATCGGCGAcggtttttttttttttggggCTTTTTCTGTGTACGACCATCTTTGGCTTCCTTGGAAAGCTAGTTTTGTAAGGCCTCTCGATTCTGTCTAGCTAGATCTGGGATGACTGTCTAACCAGTTTTGTCGCCTTTTTCTATAGGTCGGTCGTCTGATCTTTTTTAAAGAAAAGGCTTGAACTGACCTTGATTTTGTATTAATAAAGCCATCAACCAGCTATAATAATAGCCAACAAGACCTTACAAACaatgaaaaataaaagaaaatcaGGACGCAACCCTAGACGGCATATACAGATTGAAGAAGGAAAGCTACAGACTACAAACATACAGGGCCGGTCCTATGTTTTGGGAGGCCCTAGGCGAACTCGACGACATGGGCCCCTATGTGCTAAGTCCTAAGACCATATATATGTATGCGTGTGTGTTATATATATGACTTATTAAGAGTAACTTTCAGTCACACATCTTTAGTTTAAAATTTGACTATAATAATTCAAATGACTCCATCGAGAACAATAATAACCAAATTAGACTGACTCCATCGACAACAATAATACTTCAGTGCTTCAAAAAAGGTTTCTTCGGGAGTAGTTTCTTGCCCCTGTTCTTCAATGACATCAACATTGCTTGAAGATGTAAAGAAGTTATTCAAAGAACCCTTCAATGGTAGAATTTTCGGATcactttctttcttttttcttcttttttcagCACCCGACAATTGCTTCTTCTTAGGTAACATGGCAGGCTAATGTCCTACAATCACGAAGAAAAGATCAAAAGAGGATACAAAGAATTAGGAATTTATACATCAGATGATTGGAACCCTAGACATGTACATAGAATGACAAAAAAAATGATAGATTGAATTAGAAAATTTTAAAACTTCGTGCATACTGAAATTGGAGGATGGATCATGGATGTATAGTTGAATCCGTAATTAAATACTAAATAAAGAATAAATAAAGTGCTGAAATTGTCAAATTAGGGTTTGGGGGATGGACTGGAACTGAGGAACATGGATGGAAACATTCAAACGTACTTTAGGGATTGGGGACGGCCGCGTTGCAGACTTCAAGACTTGTAGTCGCCAGTCGGATGTATACTTATATACGTATTGCCGC from Triticum urartu cultivar G1812 chromosome 3, Tu2.1, whole genome shotgun sequence encodes:
- the LOC125545091 gene encoding senescence-induced receptor-like serine/threonine-protein kinase, whose protein sequence is MPLACKALQKPKSAMAIISSASTKLTWILAPLLVLATTTIRVHGQPSSTTGFISLDCGYRNNTPYTDSSIRGIQHQSDVGFVEGGLTHQIAAVYMAGAPYESQKTLRSFPNGSRNCYTLPSTPGKKLVRALFTYGDYDGLNRTMDGSPFLFGLHIGANFWEAVNLTNWDPSSTIWKEVLTVAPGDSVSVCLINFGTGTPFVSALELRPLQDSMYPFVNTSVSISYFRRIRFGQTTDFITRYPLDPYDRFWEAWSYTTYPWISLNTSTQVRRLPGDNTFQVPEGILKQASTLDTNYSFLEINVTVGPNLDAKNLQLLPIFHFAEINISNQNRRFNIYSDNDLLFPDFSPSRFQADSMHENGRFLHNPAAIFLLNKTRSSRLPPLINAFEVYSLVRMDNLTTDADDVNYMKEVKKHYNLARINWNGDPCSPRDYSWEGLTCDYSKRNQNPRIVAVDLSNSGLKGGLVISFMNMASLENLDLSHNNLTGAIPDYQIKSLKVLDLSYNQLDGPIPNSILQRSQAGLLDLRLEGNPVCSKVKDTYCSNKKNTKSTMLVAVIVPVVLVSLLVVMCILWKLCWKGKSGDNEDYAMYEEETPLHIDIRRFTYADLKHITNDFKQIVGKGGFGTVYHGTMENGEEVAVKVLMETSIAESTDFLPEVQTLSKVHHKNLVTLQGYCQNTKCLALIYDFMPRGNLQQLLREGDDYGLTWEQRLHIALDSAQGLEYLHESCTPSIVHRDVKTANILLDKNLVGIIADFGLSRAFNDAHTHISTVAAGTLGYLDPEYHATFQLTIKTDVYSFGIVLLEIITGKPPVLMDPHTYHLPNWVRQKIAKGSIQDIVDKRLLDQYDANALQSVVDLAMNCVESAAIDRPSMTEVVSRLKVLLPTTPSQKQYASPSSTKSMNDEMRKQFQLLISGEVNDESSSSFQSGYTSRMTQLVPLSGR